A portion of the Lolium rigidum isolate FL_2022 chromosome 1, APGP_CSIRO_Lrig_0.1, whole genome shotgun sequence genome contains these proteins:
- the LOC124703468 gene encoding glutamate-1-semialdehyde 2,1-aminomutase, chloroplastic translates to MAGAAAAAAAAAVASGISIRAVSAPKASRAPRARSVVRAAISVGEKAYTVQKSEEIFNAAKELMPGGVNSPVRAFKSVGGQPIVFDSVKGSHMWDVDGNEYIDYVGSWGPAIIGHADDTVNAALIETLKKGTSFGAPCALENVLAQMVISAVPSIEMVRFVNSGTEACMGALRLVRAFTGREKILKFEGCYHGHADSFLVKAGSGVATLGLPDSPGVPKGATVGTLTAPYNDAEAVKKLFEDNKGEIAAVFLEPVVGNAGFIPPTPAFLNALREVTKQDGALLVFDEVMTGFRLAYGGAQEYFGITPDVTTLGKIIGGGLPVGAYGGRKDIMEMVAPAGPMYQAGTLSGNPLAMTAGIHTLKRLMEPGTYEYLDKVTGELVQGILDAGAKTGHEMCGGHIRGMFGFFFGSGPVYNFDDAKKSDTAKFGRFHRGMLEEGVYLAPSQFEAGFTSLAHTPQDIEKTVEAAEKVLRRI, encoded by the exons CCAAGGCCTCGCGCGCGCCCCGCGCCCGGTCGGTGGTGCGGGCCGCCATCTCCGTCGGCGAGAAGGCCTACACGGTACAGAAGTCCGAGGAGATCTTCAACGCCGCCAAG GAACTGATGCCTGGAGGTGTTAATTCTCCAGTCCGTGCCTTCAAGTCAGTTGGCGGGCAGCCCATAGTTTTCGATTCGGTAAAAGGTTCTCACATGTGGGATGTTGATGGGAACGAATACATTGATTATGTTGGTTCATGGGGTCCTGCCATCATTGGTCACGCAGATGATACG GTGAATGCTGCACTGATTGAAACTCtgaagaagggaactagctttggTGCTCCATGTGCGTTGGAGAATGTGTTGGCTCAGATGGTTATCTCAGCTGTCCCCAGTATTGAGATGGTCCGTTTTGTAAATTCTGGAACAGAAGCCTGCATGGGAGCACTCCGCCTTGTACGTGCATTCACCGGGAGGGAAAAGATTCTGAAGTTCGAAGGCTGTTACCATGGCCATGCTGATTCCTTCCTTGTTAAAGCTGGCAGTGGTGTTGCCACCCTTGGCCTCCCAGATTCCCCTGGAGTCCCCAAGGGAGCCACCGTTGGGACTCTCACAGCACCATATAATGATGCCGAAGCAGTAAAAAAGCTGTTTGAGGATAACAAAGGGGAGATTGCTGCAGTCTTCCTAGAGCCGGTTGTCGGCAATGCTGGCTTCATTCCTCCAACACCTGCTTTCCTAAATGCTCTCCGTGAGGTTACCAAACAAGATGGTGCACTTCTGGTCTTTGATGAAGTGATGACTGGTTTTCGTTTAGCGTATGGTGGAGCTCAAGAGTATTTTGGAATCACCCCTGATGTGACAACGTTGGGGAAAATTATTGGTGGTGGTCTTCCAGTTGGTGCTTACGGTGGGCGGAAGGACATCATGGAGATGGTTGCTCCAGCAGGGCCGATGTACCAGGCAGGAACCCTCAGTGGAAACCCTCTAGCTATGACTGCTGGAATCCACACGCTCAAGCGTCTGATGGAGCCTGGCACCTATGAATACTTGGACAAGGTCACTGGTGAACTTGTCCAGGGTATATTGGATGCTGGCGCTAAAACAGGGCATGAGATGTGTGGAGGACACATCAGAGGAATGTTTGGATTCTTCTTCGGGAGTGGTCCTGTTTACAACTTTGATGATGCCAAGAAGAGCGATACCGCTAAGTTTGGGAGGTTCCACCGTGGAATGCTTGAAGAAGGTGTATATCTAGCGCCGTCCCAGTTCGAGGCAGGCTTTACCAGCTTGgctcacacaccccaagatattGAGAAAACTGTTGAGGCTGCAGAAAAAGTTCTTCGACGGATATAG